gagcaaaaaaaaaaaaaaaacattttggcTCAAAACTATGTATAGCACCCCCATTATATTCTCTCATGGTTTGGGCTTTGGGATCAACGAGATGGTGGCAGTGGACAGTAGCTCTTGTGGTCAGCCATGAAGGTTTAGATTAGAGgctttggagagagagagagagagagagagagagagagagagagagagagagagagagagagagagagagagagagagagagagagagagagagagagagagagagcttgatGGCTTGATGAGTTTTAATTAGATGTGTCACACTCTATTTATTAGTGTGTAATTTTGACATGGCATGCTGGGATTATTGATGTGGTATGTTGAGATCGAAGGGagtaaaacaagaattttacACTACATCCATATTGAATTTAAACtcatttatatgtatatatgtatgtatatgcatatatgaaaaaaataatgttttactTAGAATGGTTAATAAGCAACAAAAGCTTAGTATATTGAGATAGTAAGCACTTATGCTTTACCATtcaaatttgattaatattagTTGACTATATAACTCAATCTTCCATTTAAGTTGATACCCTTCCTAAAGTTTCAAGAAATGGCAGTTCTTTTGAAAGATTGTATAAATACAATAAACAAGATCATGCCCCCTCACACTATGAGTCTGACTTTTCTAATAGATATTTCATTTTGACAAAAATCATTACCCAAACTATGTTAGAAATGATACTCTCCCCTAAGGTTTTGGGGTGCATTACACAATGACAGAAAGTATTTGCAATATGCTAAAGATAGTCCTAGAGAAGCCTGAAAACtttcccaaaattaaaattcttatgATTGATTACAAAATGAGACAAAATTCAGCACATAATGATACTAAGAAGAGTTGGATAATAAGGGCATCATTAAAAACCATTGAAAGCACAAAAAGATGATAAGATTAAATAAATGTCAATTCAAACAATTATATTACACTTCAataacacaacaacaacaacaaaaaaatcccTAGTCCCGAAATTTTTTGGGAATAGCTACGGATCCTTAATATAAAAGGTCAACCACATGTATTTGTCCATCCCCTTGAATTTGAGACATTCACTGTTGATCTAGTCGCCATTGACTATATTAAAACCTAAAATTGCTTTATCAGTTCTTCAAACAACATTTCTAGACTCGAACTTTTGTGCCCCTGGAATTCATTATACtatttgatttaaaaagaaaacaaaggtcAAAGATGAAATCTGAGAGCAGAAGTTAAGAGAACAATACACTTAAAGAGGGTTCAACATGTTCAAGTACAACAAAAGAACTTGTTCCTGAGATTCAAACTAGTGTAGAACCATCTCATAGCTAGAATAAGtacaataattttcttttcattgacAATTATACAATTCAAGTATTAAATATTTTggattatttatttgattttatttcaaacatgaTTGAAGCTCAAGTTCATCAATATGCTAAATTACATTTTCAAGctttcttaattttcttatcAAACAAGTTCAAGCTTTTTCACAAGTTATAGAAGGAAATGGTGTCCCAACTCCAACATTTTGGCAAAACCATTGCATCTTTACCCATGAGACACCTCAAAAACCCTATGTACAGTTAGTATGGTGGAAGAAACTTGGGATCTCCCTGTTTACAATGTTCCTTCAAGTCCATTTAGCCCACCAACGAGGTGCCCCTAAAGGGATAATATctataataattaaaactatattactattatttttttgagaaacaaaactatattatttgagttaattgcatataatgatttttatttatgaatttctCAAAACTAAAATCACCAATCTTGtatcattaaatttatttaagaatctTGTATggttaaaatttatatataatttttgttgtataaaataaaatgaaatttattataatttttacaacacaattgactatttatattatctaaaaattacaaataatattttgatgccttataataatttataaatttacataatcCAATATcaagtttatataaaaatatagaaatttaaattgAGTTCAACTTGATTCATTTATAGCCCTACATCTAGTAGGtctaaaacccaaaagttattTACCCTCCACTATTTTAAAGGGAGGAAGTACAATTCCATCTAAAGTTAGTTGTCTTAAAAATCCTCTGCTATTTCAACAGATCTTATAAAAGGGTTAAAGCTTTGAACAAATGTGATTACTTGAGGATGCATTATTGGCGTATGTCACATTACTACTATAAAtagaacaataaataaaataaactaagaaGTTcttataaactcaaaatataaaacaaagaaGATTGACTAAAAAGAGTCTTAAAAAACCGACTAATTACAAAAACCGTAAACTTCTCCTacttaaaaaatacaacaaagaaaaccttaactcaattttgagaattggctatggatcctcaacggATTAGTTAGTGTCAACTATATGtattcttttccttcattctaTTTTATCTATAATCATATTCCTTGCGACTCCCTCAATTGACTTGTAATTTTAATTACTTCTACTAATGTGATTTAAATCTTGATCTATTATAAGAGGCATACTATTGCTAAGAtcttttaaactttaaagcATTTCAGCTTCTATAACTTTGGAAAGAAATGCTGAATTATGTAGTGTATGCATTTTTGCCAAGAAGCATACAAAAAAAACTATTACTATTATATTGAGAAAACAGAATGATCATACGTATTGAGCTTCCTCTTACTTTCCTAAAGTCCtataaaaaaacatgaaattattACTTACCAAAATATGCCACCATATccccaaagaaaaaacaaaacgaTCAAAAAGAAATGGCATTAAAGAGGACAAAGAACAATAACACTaattaacacaaattttttcaatcaAGCAATACTATGGGCAAAGGGAAACATTTCCCATGAAACACAAACGTTAAAATTAGTTCTCTCAATAAACAAATTTAgcagaatgagaaaaaaaaaaaaaatggtgtcaGTATCATAGCCTTTTGTGAGAGGGAAGGGTGCGATAAAGCAGTACAACGCACAACGTCTATAAACGAAAGAAAAGCAATAAAGCCACTTACAATTGATTTGATCTGAAATTTCACATGCCCAACGACTTTAATGGGACAAGGCAACGAGAGTACGTCTTCCTAAATAAAAGAAGGCCATTGCAGCTATTAAGGAGATTCTTAGCACTTAGGTGGGTTGGATTTTACctataataattaaaatctaGCAGAGCTATTGAAATCAGCCAATTCATATTCTTGATTTAGTTTGGTCCAATTTatattcttctattttttttaggtaaatgttaataatttgcatctattataattttaaaatatatattttttatttttcaaacaaataaaaaagataaactataaagataaactgtaatttcttttttgaatgtgaagggaaaaaaatcctaaattttagaaattttcattttgaattcaaaataaaatttgtaatttgacatttatgaccttCTTTCTAAATAAAGTtacatttcatgggtatttttgaACAACACAAAAGTTCAGTTGAAATAGGaaaatcctcttatatatatactagtatatAGCATAgatattgaaattttaatttttaatccttggtgtaaataatttttgtacCTATTTCTCACAAACCCTAGCCTATCTCATTAAGACTGGACACGCACACGGAAATAAGGCCCATGACATAGCCCATTCCCGAtccaaattcttttttcctttctttttgaaCAACctcttttaatttaatttttttttcctactatttATAATTCCTACACATTCCCGCTCAAAGCCAAATCATTTTTCACTCTTCCATTTCTCGGagtttctctcttctctcttttgctcGTTCTCTCTCTCACCCTATATTGCTATCTCATTGACATCGTTTGCTCCTCTCCGATCGCACGTTTGTTCATCTCCGATCGCACCGATCAGGTGAGTtctctctgctctctctcttttgcgCTCTCTCTCTCGCTACTCTTTCTCACTCTATTTTGCTCTCTCAGTGTCTTCTCCGATCGCACGTTTGTTCGTTCATCTCCGATCGCACCGATCAGGTGAGTTCTCCctgctctctctcttttgcgCTATCTCTCTCGCTACTCTTTCTCACTCTATTTTGCTCTCTCAGTGTCTTCTCCGGTCGTACTGACTTCTCCGATGGCACAAATCAGATCCGGTGAGTTTTCTCCGCTCTCTGTTTtgctctctctactctctcttaCTCTGTTTTCTCCCGCATTGATTGTAATTTGTGTAAATTCCTTTTTAGACATTATTGATTAAaacttgttttatatatatattttttctttttatggaagATCATGGCAATTTTTTCTCTGCGGCTACTGAGTATGAGATATTGAGAGGGATAGGTAATGCAAATTTTATAGTGTTTTATATATAGATGCTATTAATAGTTTATTTTGTAACATTGTATTAAATGTTTGCAGCTGAAGGTAGTTCTGGCCAAGTCTTTTTATGCAAGAATATGTTAGATCAACATGAATATGCATTAAAGAAGATTTTTATTgaagaggatgatgatgatgaaaaaaTCCTTGAGTAAGTTTATTAGGACATAAGTTTGTAGCACATAAACTCTATTGTttgatgttttgtttgttttaatttttaatgaatttttagtGATGAATTTGTATTCTACAATGTGTTTGTCAGGGAGGCTAGGATTATGGCTAGCTTGGATCACCCACACGTCGTTCGCTACTATCAGgtattgaaaaatataaccaTGTGATAACATAGATTCTGCATAAGATACTACAAAAGAGATATAAATCTATTAGTTTATTAGTTTCTTACAAGCAAATGGAGAAATTGGAATCTCCTTCCATGATCTTTATTGTAttactcatttattttaaagttcTGATTTAGCTTTACAATCAAAACAATGGCTAATGTGTCTAACTGATTTTTGAAGACTTTCCTAGAGTGGATGAAAGCTTCGgggatttttttcatttcaaacttCTCTGAGCTTATTGATCTTTGTAATTTTAGAACTGTAATTTAACTTTCAGCTAGTATACTCCCAGTGTAATTGATGAATTTGCTAATAAGATTTTATTactaatcaaaaaataaaaataaatttgcctaactgattttggtgtttttaatgCCCTAAATTGTGTAATTAGTTTTCTCATGGTGTTTCTGTCTGAAGAGTGTTATGTGTGGCAAATATCTTTATTGGGGGATTTGTCTTGTTAATTTGTTTTGGCTATGTTAGGGGTTTATAATATTTGCTTGATGTGTTTTGAGGCTTGGTAAATGTTTGAGATGAGTACTGGCTGTGGCttaaatttaaagagaaaatagCTTTTTTGAACTACTTTCAGGTTAGAGGAATTAGTTTGGTAAACTTCTTCCTTTGTTTGGAATCTAGCTCTTTTTTGCCAATTGTGGAGCctatggagggaatggaatcaTTGTACATTTGACAGTGTGGAAGTCTCTGTTGATTAGCTGAAATCagtttttataatgtaattgtTTGAATGGTCTCATTTTCTAGGCTCTGTTTGAGATACATGGGATAGTTCTTCTACTTTAATAGAGATTTAgtacttacaaaaaaattactaaCACATGCTTTGCTTGTACAGGTTTGGCGAGGTGATAACAGTTACAATTTTGAGAAATTTGCTGGGGAATTTGATAGTTTGAGTGATGACTCAAGTGGGAAGAGAGATCCTTCCAGGtcttgcatttatattttgatggaaTACTGTCCGAAGACGCTGGAAACAGTATTCAGAGAGGGAATTAGCAAGGAGCTTGCTGTGAGATATTTTCGACAAATTGTCGAAGGCTTAGACTATATTCATAGTCAAGGCTTGATCCATCGAGACATATGCTCTCAGAATCTATTTTTAGATTCTGAGAAGCAAATGAAAATTGGAGATTTCGGACTAggtatgaatttttattttaatttattttttatgaataaatcttagttcaccaatttttttatttcatgtttctaACTTGTTTGTATTATGCAGCAAAATTTATGGAAGTCAAAGATGGGGAGTTTGGGGTGCAAAGTTCAGATGATTACGGACACCACTTCTACAGAAGTCCAGAAGCGATGAAGAATTCCTGGATTACGCAGAAGTCTGATATCTACAGCCTTGGAGTCTTGCTATTTGGACTCCTGTATCCCAGTAAAACAGAAGTGATGAGGATTAAAAAGTTGAACGAGTTGCAAAAAACTCTTGACTTTCCTGACGATTGGAAGTATCCCGATCTTATCCCATTGATCTGGGTCTTGATGTCAAAAGATCCTTCTGTACGTCCATCTACAGCAGACATACTGGCTCGAGAACAACTGTGGGGTAAGTTAAATTCCGTTTTATTGGACTAGTGTTGACTTTAGTTTTGTTCACTTAGAGATTATTCTTTCATATCTAAAATGAATGCTTGTTTTTCTATGTTTGTATACTCACAGCAATAGTAGATGATGTTCAAGTTCAACAGCTTAAGGAAGAAAATTTACAACTCAAAGAACAATTGCAGCAGGTAGAGGCATTAAACTTGATAATTTTaagggaagaaaagaaaaataataaaaataattcattgtTCATCTTCTTCCAGGTTGACATGGGTATGGATATGACAAGAACACACTTAAACAAAAGGCCCCACACTTTTTGAATGGTAAAAtcgtactcttttttttttttttttttttttttttaatttaattttatttgtcatGCTCATGCTGTTCTGTTGCTTTTGGtatttgctttttaatttttcatgctTCCTTTGTGGCAGTTTTATAGAGTTTTTTGGGTTGTAGGACTCTTGCTTTTCATAGTTTTCTTGAGAGGAAACAGCATTAACGACATCTAAGGTTCAATTGTAACTCACTTTTCTTTGGTTGTGTTAGCAAGCTTATATGGTTGTCTTAGTGAACCCTTAGAAGTTGGTTCTGTAGTTATGTTTGCTGGATGCTTTGTCTGAGATACTGGTAGTGCAGCTTCATGCTGCTAGCTTAGGTTGGTTGTTAGTTGCTGGTTGAGTCTCTGATGCTggttcagcaattttttttttcatttgtgcTAAATGTAGATTTGTTTTATCAAATTTGTGTGGCTTGTTCTATTGGTGATTTGCTTTACCTATTATTTCTGTATGGAACATGTGTTGCATACTGTTGTTTGATTATTGCTCTGTATTTGGGATAAGCATCTCTGGTAGTATCAGTTGTTTTTTGCTAGTAGAATTTCtgaatcatcaaaaaattgAGTTGGTCTTTGAGGAAGTTGCTACGTTTATGCTTTGCATCACGAATTATGATCTTTACTTGCCGGCCAGGACTGAAAAGTTTATTTGTTAGCCTGATAAATCATACAAGGTAAAGGTTCAATGATGGTGCTGCTCTCAAGTTCATATCTGGTGTAATCAACATTATCAAGTCAGAGCTTTGAAGAATTATGCCCTAGAGTTGTTTCTTGTGCTGATATTCTGGATTTGGCAGCCAAAGATATTGTTTTTGATAGGTCATAATACTTGTTCAGCCAATGACGGTTGAATGCACTATATTTTCATAGGCTACAATTGTACTCTCTAATGTCTGGATTGGTTTGAAACATTTGGATATTACTTTTTAGCATCAGAATCTTTCATTCCTATACACATGATTTGACAGCCAGAGAGAGTGATACTATGTGTAGTCATTGTACTTGGTTAGCCAATGACTGTTGTATGCGCTATATGGATTCTCTTTTCATCTGCTACAGGTGTACTCTCCAAAGTCCGGAGTGGTTTGAAATGTTTGGATATTACATTTTTAGCAGtagattttttcatttttatacaCTAATGATGCTCATATGTATGAGATAACTTAAGCTCAGGAAAATAGCCATTAGATGAGACTTGAGAAACGtcttaaatttttcaatgttgCAACGTTAAAATCCTCCCATCAACCTCATACACAGATACActtatggaaaaatgaaatttgtatgTTTTGAATAGATCTGGCAGGTGATTCCACCACTTTGCAAAACCAAGAGCATAAATAAACATGTCTACAGGATATAATACATGGTTATAGAATGCTTATGAGTAGGACTACTTGTTACAGGTTAGGTGCACTTGCAGCTTCAAAATTAGCATTTCACCATGCAACCTGCACAAGCACAAAAAAAGGGGGTGAATATCACCACTTTACATAACCAAGAGCATAAGTAAACatgcataaaaatataaaacatggTAATACATGCTTATTTCAAGTGTAGACTTACTTGACTTGGGTTAGGTGCACTATCAGACGTGTATATCATTTACATTGCATAACCGAAAGCATAATAGTAATATTTCTATTTCTCCTCCTCCCTTGCCTTTGACTTTCCCTCTAAAGGATTGGTTCTGTTATAATGACTAGTCCTTCTACACTTAATATCCAGTATTAACAACCTCATTCCTATCAGGTATTTCATCAAACACCAAATCCTACACCTCATCCCCATCACTAGAATCATGCCCATTCATTCTCATCATCACTGTTAGCCCTCATTAGTATTTCTCTCAGTTGCCTCATGCATCAATGGTCCTAGTGGAGATGGTATAACTCCGACaatataaattgaaatataagTCTTCCCGTAATGACGCCTAATCATCTCCATAACATCAGCATCGCTACTTATTAAGCATATTATCTTGACTTACTCCCGGTTTAGCATTGGagaaaaaatcacttttttcaTGCATACTCTTCTAATATACACTATTTCATAAGATGATAGACAATCGCCATCTACAGAAATAGGATAATGCAAAGCAGTTCGATTGCCAATAACTTATATGAGCCACATGCATGAAACAAGAACaaggtatataaacttaaaaatcaaatgatgataataataatccaTACAATAAAAAAGTACAAATAAcgataataataatctatataataatatCTAAAAACTGAAGTACATATTTATTGTGTTGCACTCTTATTGAGCCTCATTAGTGTGTatcattttggtcaatttttgaTCTTCTTCGGTCCATTCAATCCATTTGGTCCATTCTGTCCATTAAAAGATCCACAAATGGGCAATAACACAAAGCATATAGTTAGAGAGGCTGAAGTAtcttaaaaaagagagagagaaagagactgAAGTAGATTTAGTATTCttgtgggagagagagagagagagagattaccaAAGCAACActatctgagagagagagagagagagagagagagagagattaccaAAGCAATACtatcttgaaaattaaaattgtcTTAGTTTAATTGAGTCTAGTTTTTTCTAGAAATAtatcttaagttttattttcttt
This genomic stretch from Quercus robur chromosome 4, dhQueRobu3.1, whole genome shotgun sequence harbors:
- the LOC126723576 gene encoding uncharacterized protein LOC126723576 — translated: MAQIRSDHGNFFSAATEYEILRGIAEGSSGQVFLCKNMLDQHEYALKKIFIEEDDDDEKILEEARIMASLDHPHVVRYYQVWRGDNSYNFEKFAGEFDSLSDDSSGKRDPSRSCIYILMEYCPKTLETVFREGISKELAVRYFRQIVEGLDYIHSQGLIHRDICSQNLFLDSEKQMKIGDFGLAKFMEVKDGEFGVQSSDDYGHHFYRSPEAMKNSWITQKSDIYSLGVLLFGLLYPSKTEVMRIKKLNELQKTLDFPDDWKYPDLIPLIWVLMSKDPSVRPSTADILAREQLWAIVDDVQVQQLKEENLQLKEQLQQVDMGMDMTRTHLNKRPHTF